A genomic region of Microcoleus sp. FACHB-831 contains the following coding sequences:
- a CDS encoding YgiT-type zinc finger protein: MFDKILQRIRQKIGAQQYVRTLHAKEEMEDDGLTIYDIEQGIMTGEVLERQKDRATSEPKYRIRGETVGGGEVEIIAKLSLTYTLKPRKCQMVCHYCRKEGVQNRRITRTYGKGEDLLVIENIPVVSCPNCGERYLTAATLHEIERIKLQRKTLAVERLVEVASFPL; this comes from the coding sequence ATGTTTGACAAAATTTTACAACGCATACGGCAGAAGATTGGCGCTCAACAGTATGTGAGGACACTCCACGCAAAAGAAGAGATGGAGGATGACGGTTTGACAATCTACGACATCGAACAAGGAATAATGACAGGTGAGGTATTGGAACGCCAAAAAGATAGGGCGACAAGCGAACCAAAATACCGCATTAGAGGCGAAACCGTTGGTGGTGGGGAAGTCGAGATAATCGCCAAGCTAAGTTTGACATATACTTTAAAACCAAGAAAATGCCAGATGGTGTGCCATTATTGTCGCAAAGAAGGTGTACAAAACCGCAGGATTACTAGGACGTATGGTAAAGGGGAAGACTTGCTGGTGATAGAGAATATTCCAGTGGTGAGTTGCCCTAATTGCGGCGAGAGATACCTAACGGCAGCAACCCTTCACGAAATCGAGCGCATTAAACTACAACGTAAAACCTTGGCTGTTGAACGTCTTGTGGAAGTGGCTAGCTTTCCTTTGTGA
- a CDS encoding M23 family metallopeptidase: MNFRIIPKLIASFLMLVVGSQTAKASSVVSDVAGRDRDAVISTSKTTPSAMLDFGMEGDRPFDSQPAPSSVSNERSPVSSLPKVKPQTDKPKQGQGMSASTLFASKKSPGSIAVAAAEGNMTYSGKVRSIYFGHTDPGNHVTNKGFCSWNKAKNISVAQADERCLAALQRQSAATHRKMTAMGIDSKRYPEALVNGTDLWNQSNSAGPKFASKYKKALDKGMKDKEALLFARVEAFRDRGGSLDASGLFGICNREAYYRAELTGLTPYSESWRWNCIALDQRRRVREVGKALKQNMGETIASPILVASAPTKVAQKVQRDLRFAAALRDRQPKPATFLPNSPALSFEPVVEPPPILVASAGKYLPVVQRSAIALVSQVRSDTPALSFEPDEPETVPAILLEQPSDEGKVEPPPKLQPLTPASDNNEATVSDIDSWTPNMKKAAYKGDYVASYTVTSPYGMRMHPVTGGYRFHGGVDLATPSGTNIYAIGKPGTQTNLWCWTDSKGGGLVATMTSPSLPSLKFDALHLSWCKADTNGPKIKVDAGKVVGGTGNTGRSTGPHLHFQVKDLKSGKRISPKKGQISWVLTGKEPKKLSQK, encoded by the coding sequence ATGAACTTTCGCATCATCCCTAAACTGATCGCTAGTTTTCTGATGCTTGTAGTTGGAAGTCAAACAGCCAAGGCTTCTTCAGTCGTGTCAGATGTAGCTGGACGCGATAGGGATGCAGTGATTTCTACTTCCAAAACTACTCCGTCGGCAATGTTAGATTTCGGCATGGAGGGCGATCGCCCCTTCGATTCGCAACCTGCGCCTTCTTCTGTGTCAAACGAGCGATCGCCTGTTTCTTCTTTGCCAAAGGTGAAGCCTCAAACCGATAAACCAAAACAGGGGCAAGGTATGTCTGCATCAACCTTATTTGCCTCGAAGAAATCCCCAGGTAGCATCGCCGTAGCAGCAGCTGAGGGCAATATGACTTATTCTGGCAAAGTTAGATCTATATATTTCGGTCATACAGATCCAGGCAACCACGTCACAAATAAGGGATTTTGCAGCTGGAATAAGGCTAAAAATATTTCCGTTGCTCAAGCAGATGAAAGATGTCTTGCAGCACTACAACGTCAATCTGCTGCAACGCATAGAAAGATGACAGCTATGGGGATTGACTCCAAACGTTACCCAGAAGCTTTGGTTAACGGAACTGACTTGTGGAACCAATCTAACTCGGCTGGCCCTAAGTTTGCGAGTAAGTACAAGAAAGCTTTGGATAAAGGAATGAAGGATAAAGAAGCTTTGCTCTTTGCTAGAGTCGAAGCATTCCGCGATCGCGGTGGTTCGTTAGATGCTAGCGGACTATTTGGCATCTGTAACAGAGAAGCTTATTACCGCGCCGAACTTACCGGACTTACTCCCTACTCAGAATCTTGGCGGTGGAATTGCATTGCTCTCGACCAGCGTAGGCGTGTCAGGGAAGTGGGTAAAGCTTTAAAACAGAATATGGGGGAAACAATTGCATCGCCGATTTTAGTTGCTTCCGCGCCAACAAAGGTCGCCCAAAAAGTGCAACGCGATCTGCGCTTCGCAGCAGCGCTTCGCGATCGCCAGCCAAAGCCAGCCACTTTTCTACCTAATTCCCCCGCGCTGAGTTTCGAGCCTGTCGTAGAGCCGCCGCCTATTCTAGTAGCTAGTGCGGGCAAATATTTGCCTGTCGTGCAACGTTCTGCGATCGCGCTCGTGAGCCAAGTCAGATCTGACACCCCCGCGCTGAGTTTTGAACCCGACGAGCCAGAGACAGTTCCAGCCATTTTACTAGAGCAACCCTCCGACGAAGGCAAAGTAGAACCGCCACCCAAGTTGCAACCGCTTACCCCTGCATCGGATAACAATGAGGCGACTGTTTCAGATATTGATTCCTGGACGCCCAACATGAAAAAGGCAGCCTACAAAGGTGATTATGTTGCCAGCTACACCGTGACATCCCCTTATGGTATGCGGATGCACCCCGTAACTGGAGGATACCGCTTTCATGGCGGAGTAGACTTGGCGACCCCCAGCGGTACCAACATCTACGCTATCGGCAAACCTGGAACCCAAACAAATTTGTGGTGTTGGACAGATTCCAAGGGAGGGGGACTGGTGGCGACGATGACATCTCCATCTTTGCCGTCGTTGAAGTTTGACGCTCTCCACTTATCTTGGTGCAAAGCAGATACAAACGGCCCCAAGATTAAGGTTGATGCTGGAAAAGTTGTTGGCGGTACTGGTAACACGGGACGCAGCACAGGCCCGCATTTACATTTTCAGGTAAAAGACCTTAAGAGTGGCAAGCGAATTTCTCCCAAAAAGGGACAAATTTCTTGGGTGTTAACTGGAAAAGAGCCTAAAAAATTATCCCAGAAGTAA